Proteins co-encoded in one Ruegeria sp. YS9 genomic window:
- the ald gene encoding alanine dehydrogenase: MKIGCPKEIKPQEFRVGMTPNAAQEAVARGHEVLIESGAGIGAGFDNDAYVAAGAHIIDTAEEVFATADMIVKVKEPQAVERKMLREGQLLFTYLHLAPDPDQTHDLLESGCTAIAYETVTDANGGLPLLAPMSEVAGRLAPQVGSWTLQKANGGRGVLMGGVPGVGPAKVVVIGGGVVGTHAAKIAAGMGADVTVLDRSLPRLRYLDDVFGGTFKNQYSTAGATAELIQDADMVIGAVLIPGAAAPKLVSRAQLSTMKPGAVLVDVAIDQGGCFETSKATTHADPIYDVDGIMHYCVANMPGAVARTSTIALGNATMPFMLSLADKGWKQACQDDPHLLEGLNVHAGKLTYYAVGKALGIDVVSPNVIVKS; encoded by the coding sequence ATGAAGATCGGTTGCCCCAAGGAAATCAAACCCCAGGAATTCCGCGTCGGGATGACGCCCAATGCTGCTCAGGAAGCTGTTGCACGTGGTCACGAAGTCCTTATCGAATCCGGTGCAGGCATCGGCGCAGGTTTCGACAATGACGCCTATGTCGCGGCAGGCGCGCATATCATCGACACTGCGGAGGAAGTATTTGCCACCGCCGACATGATCGTGAAGGTCAAGGAACCCCAGGCCGTGGAACGCAAGATGCTGCGCGAAGGGCAGCTGCTGTTCACTTATCTGCACCTGGCTCCGGACCCGGATCAAACGCATGACCTGCTGGAATCGGGTTGTACTGCCATCGCCTATGAGACCGTAACCGACGCGAACGGCGGCCTGCCTCTGCTGGCACCGATGTCCGAAGTCGCCGGTCGCCTGGCCCCTCAGGTCGGGTCGTGGACACTGCAAAAGGCCAATGGCGGGCGCGGCGTTCTGATGGGTGGCGTACCCGGTGTCGGCCCTGCCAAAGTGGTCGTTATCGGCGGCGGCGTCGTAGGGACCCATGCGGCGAAGATCGCTGCCGGAATGGGCGCGGATGTCACCGTTCTGGATCGCTCCTTGCCGCGGCTGCGCTATCTGGATGACGTCTTTGGCGGAACCTTCAAGAACCAGTATTCGACCGCAGGCGCCACGGCCGAGCTGATCCAGGATGCCGATATGGTCATCGGTGCCGTTCTGATCCCCGGCGCTGCGGCTCCGAAACTTGTCTCGCGAGCTCAGCTGTCGACGATGAAACCCGGTGCCGTACTTGTCGATGTTGCCATCGACCAGGGTGGGTGCTTCGAGACGTCAAAAGCCACCACCCATGCCGATCCGATCTACGATGTCGATGGCATCATGCACTACTGCGTTGCCAACATGCCGGGCGCCGTTGCGCGCACCTCGACCATCGCCCTGGGCAACGCCACGATGCCATTCATGCTGTCTCTGGCGGATAAAGGCTGGAAACAGGCGTGTCAGGACGATCCGCATCTGCTGGAAGGCCTGAACGTCCACGCTGGCAAGCTGACCTACTATGCGGTCGGCAAGGCCCTTGGTATCGACGTTGTTTCACCCAACGTGATCGTCAAGTCGTAA
- a CDS encoding Lrp/AsnC family transcriptional regulator, translating to MSLDATDRKILAALQKNGRMSNSELSEQVNLSPSACHRRVQRLEVDGYIRNYVALLDARKMNVPTTVFVEITLQGQAEEVLDAFEKAVARIPDVLECHLMAGTADYILKVVAENTEDFARIHRQYLSRLPGVAQMQSSFALRTVFKTTALPV from the coding sequence ATGAGCTTGGACGCGACTGATCGAAAGATTCTGGCGGCACTTCAGAAAAACGGCAGGATGTCGAATTCGGAGTTGTCTGAACAGGTCAACCTGTCTCCGTCCGCTTGCCACCGGCGCGTACAAAGGCTTGAGGTTGACGGGTATATCCGCAACTACGTGGCTTTGCTGGATGCCCGGAAGATGAACGTGCCGACAACGGTCTTTGTCGAGATCACGCTACAGGGTCAGGCCGAAGAGGTTCTGGATGCGTTTGAAAAAGCGGTGGCCCGGATCCCGGATGTGCTGGAATGCCATCTGATGGCCGGTACGGCGGATTACATTCTGAAAGTCGTGGCGGAAAACACCGAAGATTTCGCCCGCATCCATCGCCAATACCTGTCGCGCTTGCCCGGGGTGGCGCAAATGCAAAGCTCGTTTGCCCTGCGTACCGTGTTCAAGACCACTGCCTTGCCCGTGTGA
- a CDS encoding CPBP family intramembrane glutamic endopeptidase, with product MTFLLSALLAIWPWLVLISAQLMALARRTGIGLSLLVLFISIASVTGLMSPWVIAAGLLFGLAHFAGGPALVGFASILGLACGLGYYATRRLWVPVAMHFGFNLTHLFLFTYPGPL from the coding sequence GTGACATTCCTTCTTTCCGCGTTGCTCGCGATCTGGCCCTGGCTTGTTCTGATATCAGCGCAATTGATGGCGCTGGCCCGGCGGACAGGCATCGGCTTGTCGTTGCTGGTTTTGTTCATCAGCATTGCCTCGGTGACAGGATTGATGTCACCCTGGGTGATCGCTGCCGGCCTGCTGTTCGGACTGGCCCATTTCGCCGGAGGTCCGGCGCTCGTGGGTTTTGCTTCCATTCTCGGGCTGGCCTGCGGATTGGGATACTATGCAACCAGGCGCCTGTGGGTACCTGTTGCGATGCATTTCGGCTTCAACCTGACCCACCTTTTTCTGTTCACCTATCCTGGCCCCTTATGA
- the ppk2 gene encoding polyphosphate kinase 2, whose product MDNENTGAPKDWLEAELEDTLDEDFEIEFSEPMLSMEVRKIYREQHPDMLDRKVYFRNLLRLQAELIKVQDWVQHTGAKVCILFEGRDSAGKGGVIKRITQRLNPRVARVVALPAPSRREQSQWYFQRYVPHLPAAGEIVLFDRSWYNRAGVERVMGFASEDQVEQFFQDVPEFERMLVRSGIILLKYWFSITDEEQQLRFLMRIHDPMKQWKLSPMDLESRIRWESYTKAKEDMLFRTNIPEAPWYIVEGNDKKRERLNCIEHLLTKIPYEDVPQEKVNLPDRKYNPEYERRVLPDELYVPKIY is encoded by the coding sequence TTGGACAACGAAAACACTGGCGCCCCCAAAGACTGGCTGGAAGCCGAGCTCGAGGATACGCTGGACGAAGATTTCGAGATAGAATTCAGTGAGCCGATGCTGTCGATGGAAGTCCGGAAAATCTATCGGGAACAGCATCCGGACATGTTGGATCGCAAGGTTTACTTCCGCAACCTGCTGCGCCTGCAAGCCGAACTGATCAAGGTTCAGGACTGGGTACAGCATACCGGGGCCAAGGTCTGTATCCTGTTTGAAGGCCGTGACAGTGCCGGTAAAGGGGGTGTGATCAAGCGGATCACCCAGCGTCTGAACCCGCGCGTGGCGCGCGTGGTCGCGTTGCCGGCACCCAGCCGCCGCGAACAAAGCCAGTGGTATTTCCAGCGCTATGTACCGCATCTGCCGGCGGCGGGAGAAATCGTTCTGTTCGACCGCTCGTGGTACAACCGGGCGGGGGTCGAGCGGGTGATGGGTTTTGCGTCCGAGGACCAGGTTGAACAGTTCTTTCAGGACGTCCCCGAATTCGAACGGATGCTGGTGCGGTCAGGGATCATTCTGCTGAAATACTGGTTCTCGATCACGGACGAGGAACAGCAGTTGCGATTCCTCATGCGTATTCACGATCCGATGAAACAATGGAAGCTGTCGCCGATGGATCTGGAATCCCGCATCCGCTGGGAATCCTACACAAAGGCAAAAGAGGATATGCTTTTCCGAACCAATATTCCCGAGGCCCCGTGGTACATCGTCGAGGGCAATGACAAGAAACGCGAAAGGCTGAACTGTATCGAGCATCTTTTGACAAAAATCCCGTACGAGGACGTGCCTCAGGAAAAGGTCAATCTGCCCGACCGCAAGTACAACCCGGAATACGAACGCCGCGTTTTGCCGGATGAGCTTTACGTACCAAAGATCTATTGA
- a CDS encoding CAP domain-containing protein — MSTASTFEREMLGLINQERTSRGLNPLQLETQLNDSSEDHSTWMLDTDTFSHTGSGGSSATQRMQDAGFDLEGNWRTGENIAWQSERGQPGISDDVAQLHQNLMNSPGHRANILNPDFKYIGIGVETGDMQGFDAVMVTQNFAATDAAVMLDNGNTNTPPVPPTTPDEVAVPEEPEVETPDTDVTETEEPGTETPGTEEPTPETPDTDVTETEEPEPETPDTDVTETEEPEPEMPGTEEPTPDAPDTDVTETEEPEPETPDTEVVDGGEPEAFCFDVQAFLDEIASFLENLQAQFDEFNWGDDVNGDTDVADTDDIDMMPTADATPETESEPAGTETADVDDCDITMVNFFHFDCMMDAA; from the coding sequence ATGTCGACTGCAAGTACATTCGAACGCGAGATGCTGGGGCTGATAAACCAGGAACGCACATCCCGCGGGCTCAACCCGCTGCAACTTGAGACGCAGCTGAACGATTCATCCGAAGATCACAGCACCTGGATGCTGGACACAGACACGTTCAGTCACACCGGTTCGGGCGGTTCCAGTGCAACCCAGCGGATGCAAGACGCCGGATTCGATCTTGAGGGAAACTGGCGGACCGGCGAAAACATCGCATGGCAGTCCGAACGCGGGCAGCCCGGCATCAGCGATGACGTGGCGCAGTTGCACCAGAACCTGATGAACAGCCCGGGCCACCGCGCCAATATCCTGAATCCGGATTTCAAATATATCGGGATCGGCGTCGAAACCGGTGACATGCAGGGCTTTGATGCGGTGATGGTCACCCAGAACTTTGCCGCAACCGACGCGGCAGTCATGCTGGACAACGGCAATACGAACACACCGCCCGTTCCGCCAACCACGCCGGACGAAGTTGCCGTACCAGAAGAGCCGGAAGTCGAAACTCCGGACACTGACGTCACCGAAACCGAAGAGCCAGGAACTGAGACTCCCGGAACCGAAGAGCCTACACCCGAGACACCAGACACCGACGTCACCGAGACCGAAGAGCCGGAGCCCGAAACGCCGGATACTGACGTCACCGAGACCGAGGAACCGGAACCCGAAATGCCCGGAACCGAAGAACCAACACCCGATGCACCAGATACCGACGTCACCGAAACCGAAGAGCCGGAACCCGAAACGCCGGACACCGAAGTGGTTGATGGCGGTGAGCCCGAAGCATTCTGCTTTGACGTTCAGGCTTTCCTGGATGAAATCGCCAGTTTCCTCGAAAACCTGCAAGCGCAGTTTGACGAGTTCAACTGGGGTGACGATGTGAACGGCGACACGGACGTGGCAGACACCGATGATATCGACATGATGCCGACCGCCGACGCCACGCCGGAAACGGAATCCGAGCCTGCGGGCACCGAAACCGCCGACGTCGATGACTGTGACATCACAATGGTCAACTTCTTCCACTTTGACTGCATGATGGATGCAGCCTGA
- the rpsU gene encoding 30S ribosomal protein S21, producing MQVSVRDNNVDQALRALKKKLQREGVFREMKLKQHFEKPSEKKAREKAEAIRRARKLARKKAQREGLL from the coding sequence ATGCAGGTTAGTGTTCGCGACAACAACGTCGATCAGGCGCTTCGTGCCCTGAAGAAAAAGCTGCAGCGCGAAGGCGTGTTCCGTGAAATGAAGCTGAAGCAACATTTCGAGAAACCGTCCGAGAAAAAAGCGCGCGAGAAGGCTGAAGCGATCCGTCGTGCCCGTAAACTGGCACGCAAGAAAGCACAGCGCGAAGGTCTGCTCTAA
- a CDS encoding COQ9 family protein: MTTTYEDAKQQLLDAMLIHVPFDGWSESSFRASISDCGLDDGLARAICPRGAVDLALAYHARGDQAMLDRIKSEDLSGLKFRDRIAAAVRFRLQAVEDKELVRRGMTLFSLPTHAADGARAVWQTCDLIWDALGDTSDDVNWYTKRATLSGVYSSTLLFWLGDDSPDHQRTWEFLDRRIANVMEFEKFKAQMRDNPVLKPFLAVPNWLAGQVKAPVKMRADLPGMLNPRK, from the coding sequence ATGACGACCACATATGAAGATGCAAAACAGCAGCTTTTGGATGCAATGCTGATCCATGTTCCCTTCGATGGGTGGTCGGAATCCAGTTTCCGCGCCTCCATTTCCGACTGTGGTCTGGATGACGGCCTGGCGCGCGCGATCTGTCCGCGTGGGGCGGTAGATCTGGCGCTGGCGTACCACGCGCGCGGCGATCAGGCGATGCTGGACCGCATCAAGTCCGAGGACCTGAGCGGGCTGAAATTCCGTGACAGGATTGCCGCTGCGGTTCGGTTCCGGTTGCAGGCCGTCGAGGACAAAGAGCTGGTGCGCCGGGGCATGACACTGTTTTCCCTGCCGACACATGCAGCAGATGGTGCCAGGGCGGTTTGGCAGACCTGCGATCTGATCTGGGATGCGCTGGGCGACACCTCGGATGATGTGAACTGGTACACGAAACGGGCCACTTTGTCGGGTGTCTATTCCTCGACGCTGCTGTTCTGGCTGGGCGATGACAGCCCGGATCATCAGCGCACGTGGGAGTTTCTGGATCGCCGGATCGCTAATGTCATGGAGTTTGAAAAGTTCAAGGCACAGATGCGCGACAACCCGGTGTTGAAACCGTTTCTGGCGGTTCCGAACTGGCTGGCGGGTCAGGTGAAGGCTCCGGTAAAAATGCGGGCCGATCTTCCGGGGATGCTGAACCCCCGAAAGTAG
- a CDS encoding NAD(P)H-quinone oxidoreductase: MTQMMRAVEITEPGGPDVLQLTERPIPEPGAGQVVLKVAYAGVNRPDALQRAGAYDPPPGASDMPGLEASGEVVSVGAGVEGLSVGDQVCALLPGGGYAEYVATPAAHCLPVPAGMGLKEAACLPETFFTVWSNVFTRGGLKAGERFLVHGGSSGIGTTAIQLANAFGARVFATAGSDEKCEACVKLGAERAINYRDEDFVAVMRAEGGANLILDMVGGDYIPRNVKALAEDGRLVQIAFLQGPVVELNFALMMVKRLTLTGSTLRPQSDLAKARIAQDLREAVWPLLEAGKVAPVMDSEFDLAEAAAAHARMESSGHIGKIVLNVAG; this comes from the coding sequence ATGACCCAGATGATGCGCGCTGTTGAGATCACCGAACCGGGTGGTCCCGATGTTTTGCAACTGACCGAGCGTCCGATTCCCGAACCGGGTGCAGGGCAGGTCGTTCTGAAAGTGGCCTATGCCGGGGTGAACCGCCCGGATGCGTTGCAGCGCGCGGGCGCTTACGATCCGCCGCCCGGTGCCAGCGACATGCCGGGGCTTGAGGCTTCGGGCGAAGTGGTCTCGGTCGGGGCCGGGGTCGAAGGACTGTCCGTCGGCGATCAGGTCTGTGCGTTGCTGCCGGGAGGTGGCTATGCCGAATATGTCGCCACCCCTGCGGCCCATTGCCTGCCGGTCCCTGCCGGCATGGGACTGAAAGAGGCGGCCTGCCTGCCCGAGACCTTTTTCACCGTCTGGTCCAACGTGTTCACGCGGGGCGGGCTGAAAGCAGGCGAGAGATTTCTGGTCCATGGTGGCTCGAGCGGGATTGGCACGACGGCCATCCAGTTGGCCAATGCTTTTGGTGCCCGCGTTTTTGCCACCGCAGGGTCGGATGAAAAATGCGAGGCTTGCGTCAAATTGGGTGCGGAAAGGGCGATCAACTACCGCGATGAGGACTTTGTGGCCGTCATGCGGGCCGAAGGCGGGGCAAACCTGATCCTCGACATGGTCGGTGGCGACTATATCCCGCGCAACGTCAAAGCTCTGGCCGAGGATGGGCGGCTGGTCCAGATCGCGTTTCTGCAAGGCCCGGTGGTCGAGCTGAACTTTGCCCTGATGATGGTCAAGCGCCTGACCCTGACCGGCAGCACCCTGCGCCCGCAAAGCGATCTGGCCAAGGCCCGGATTGCGCAGGACCTGCGCGAAGCTGTCTGGCCTCTGCTTGAGGCCGGCAAGGTTGCGCCTGTCATGGACAGCGAGTTTGATCTGGCCGAGGCTGCCGCCGCCCATGCACGCATGGAAAGCTCGGGCCATATTGGCAAGATCGTTCTGAACGTCGCGGGCTGA
- a CDS encoding DUF2189 domain-containing protein, which produces MAKTIGNPISWAARNLGAASDHVSDSVSQLGSADTKHLPMVQTLTVQDLRACLRAGYHDFVETRADAIFIVLIYPIAGLLMFGFALNVNMVPLLAPLVAGFALIGPVAAVGLYEISRKREQGSTVHWLDAFGVFRSPAFGAILVLGFYLVMLLLIWLMVAQSIYTHTMGPEAPASLGTFATQAFTTTAGWTMMVVGLAVGFVFALCALAVSVVSFPLLLDRQVGLPVAVVTSFRVLRHNPGVILTWGFIVAALLFLGALPMLLGLIIVMPVLGHATWHLYRRAVA; this is translated from the coding sequence ATGGCTAAAACAATCGGAAATCCGATCAGTTGGGCCGCCCGGAATCTGGGGGCGGCCAGTGATCATGTCTCGGATAGCGTTTCACAACTCGGAAGCGCAGATACCAAACACTTGCCGATGGTGCAGACATTGACGGTGCAGGATCTGCGCGCTTGCCTGCGGGCGGGGTATCACGACTTTGTCGAAACACGGGCGGATGCCATATTCATTGTGTTGATCTACCCGATCGCGGGGCTTTTGATGTTCGGCTTCGCCCTGAACGTCAACATGGTTCCGCTTCTGGCGCCTCTGGTCGCAGGTTTTGCCTTGATCGGTCCGGTGGCAGCTGTGGGTTTGTACGAGATCAGCCGCAAACGTGAACAAGGCAGCACGGTGCATTGGCTGGATGCGTTCGGCGTATTCCGCTCACCGGCATTCGGCGCAATTCTGGTTTTGGGCTTCTATCTGGTGATGCTTCTGCTGATCTGGCTGATGGTGGCCCAGAGCATCTATACGCATACAATGGGGCCTGAAGCCCCCGCATCACTTGGCACTTTTGCCACGCAGGCTTTCACGACGACTGCCGGCTGGACCATGATGGTTGTCGGACTCGCCGTTGGTTTCGTATTCGCTCTTTGCGCTCTGGCCGTCAGCGTCGTCAGCTTTCCGTTGCTTCTGGACCGGCAAGTCGGATTGCCGGTGGCGGTCGTGACGTCGTTTCGCGTGTTGCGTCACAACCCCGGCGTCATCTTGACTTGGGGGTTCATCGTGGCGGCCCTTCTGTTTCTGGGAGCCCTGCCGATGCTGTTGGGCCTGATCATAGTGATGCCGGTTCTGGGTCATGCCACATGGCACCTGTACCGCCGCGCGGTTGCGTGA
- a CDS encoding quinone oxidoreductase, which produces MQTTAKTVVLHEFGGPEVLRIEDRPLGDPGPGEIRIRHHACGHNFIDVYQRTGLYPLELPHALGMEAAGVVEAVGDGVTHLQPGQRAAYAAAPPGAYCEARVMPAAQVCPLPDDISFDAAAAMMLKGLTVEYLFHRTTPMKRGDTVLFHAAAGGVGLIACQWAKSEGITLIGTAGTDEKCSLARFNGAAHCINYRSENFAERVADITKGKGVDVVMDSVGADTFEGSLNCLKPLGMMISFGNASGPVPPFDIGVLGRKGSLKITRPTLFTHIADHSVCQAMARRLFGKVEGREVKIHIDQRFALDQVADAHRALEARQTTGSTILDL; this is translated from the coding sequence ATGCAGACAACAGCGAAAACGGTGGTATTGCACGAATTCGGCGGGCCCGAGGTGTTGCGGATCGAAGACAGGCCATTGGGCGATCCCGGACCGGGTGAAATACGTATCCGCCATCATGCCTGCGGTCATAATTTCATCGATGTTTATCAACGCACTGGATTGTATCCCCTGGAACTCCCCCATGCTTTGGGGATGGAAGCGGCGGGTGTCGTCGAGGCCGTCGGGGACGGGGTAACGCACCTGCAACCCGGTCAACGGGCCGCGTATGCGGCAGCCCCGCCCGGCGCGTATTGCGAGGCCCGCGTCATGCCTGCGGCACAGGTGTGCCCTCTGCCGGACGACATCTCTTTCGACGCTGCCGCGGCAATGATGTTGAAGGGCTTGACGGTTGAGTACCTGTTTCACCGAACCACTCCGATGAAACGCGGGGATACTGTGCTGTTCCATGCAGCGGCGGGCGGGGTCGGACTGATCGCCTGCCAATGGGCGAAATCCGAAGGGATCACCCTGATTGGTACGGCGGGGACCGACGAGAAATGCAGCCTCGCCCGGTTCAACGGGGCTGCGCATTGCATCAACTATCGGTCCGAGAATTTCGCCGAACGGGTGGCCGATATCACCAAAGGCAAGGGCGTGGACGTGGTGATGGATTCCGTCGGGGCGGACACGTTCGAAGGGTCGCTGAACTGCCTGAAACCCTTGGGGATGATGATTTCCTTCGGCAACGCGTCCGGGCCGGTGCCGCCATTCGATATCGGTGTTCTGGGTCGGAAAGGATCGCTCAAGATCACCCGACCCACCTTGTTCACCCATATTGCGGACCACTCCGTATGTCAGGCAATGGCGCGCCGCTTGTTCGGCAAGGTCGAGGGCAGAGAGGTCAAGATCCACATCGATCAGCGCTTTGCGCTGGATCAGGTAGCCGATGCACATCGCGCGTTGGAAGCGCGGCAGACGACCGGCAGTACGATTCTGGACCTTTGA
- a CDS encoding outer membrane protein: MTLKLALITTVATVVAGSAMAQSSGNWTGFYGGLQLGYADVDTSLSGVDGDGVIGGIILGYDYDLGDWVVGGGFDYDWTDVGLSGAATVEDVWRLKARAGYKVNPQGLLYGTAGYAEAGTDTLGSDDGWFIGAGYEQIVAPNVSIGGELLYHEFDNFNGNNVDVDATTLQVRVSYRF; encoded by the coding sequence ATGACTTTGAAATTGGCTCTCATCACCACTGTCGCAACCGTGGTCGCGGGATCGGCAATGGCGCAATCCTCGGGCAACTGGACCGGGTTTTATGGCGGTCTGCAACTGGGTTATGCCGATGTGGACACCAGCCTGTCCGGGGTCGACGGCGATGGCGTAATCGGTGGTATCATCCTGGGTTACGACTATGATCTGGGCGACTGGGTCGTTGGCGGCGGTTTTGACTATGACTGGACTGACGTGGGCCTGTCCGGCGCGGCAACTGTTGAAGATGTCTGGCGGTTGAAAGCGCGCGCCGGCTACAAGGTAAACCCGCAAGGTTTGCTGTACGGCACGGCAGGCTACGCCGAAGCGGGCACCGACACTCTGGGCAGTGATGACGGGTGGTTCATCGGCGCAGGCTATGAACAGATCGTGGCCCCGAATGTCAGCATTGGCGGAGAGCTGCTGTACCACGAATTCGATAACTTCAACGGAAACAATGTGGATGTCGACGCAACCACATTGCAGGTTCGTGTCTCTTACAGGTTCTGA
- a CDS encoding YHS domain-containing (seleno)protein → MNKFKSLIGGVALSVALATSALAAGVDINASSTGLAMQGYDPVAYFTVGEATKGDYRITALHDDALYRFSSEENKAAFEANPEAYLPAYGGYCAFGTAMGFKFDGDPNYWKIVDNKLYLNLSEDIQERWEGDIPGFIESAGAKWEDIADKTPAELQKQ, encoded by the coding sequence ATGAACAAGTTTAAATCTCTGATCGGTGGCGTCGCTCTGTCCGTTGCACTGGCAACATCCGCTCTGGCCGCTGGTGTGGACATCAACGCAAGCTCGACCGGTCTGGCCATGCAGGGTTATGACCCGGTTGCCTATTTCACCGTTGGTGAAGCCACCAAGGGCGACTATCGCATCACCGCGCTGCACGACGATGCGCTGTACCGTTTCTCGTCCGAGGAAAACAAAGCCGCCTTCGAAGCCAACCCGGAAGCCTACCTGCCTGCCTACGGGGGCTACTGTGCCTTTGGCACAGCCATGGGCTTCAAGTTCGACGGCGACCCGAACTACTGGAAAATCGTCGACAACAAGCTGTACCTGAACCTGTCGGAAGACATCCAGGAACGCTGGGAAGGCGACATCCCGGGCTTTATCGAAAGCGCGGGCGCAAAATGGGAAGACATCGCGGACAAGACCCCTGCTGAATTGCAGAAGCAATAA
- the plsY gene encoding glycerol-3-phosphate 1-O-acyltransferase PlsY codes for MPPIDNSTSDLLQWAVVGYLMGSVPFGLLLAKVMGLGNLREIGSGNIGATNVLRTGNKAAAALTLLFDAAKGAVAVLIARAYAGEDAAQIAALFAFLGHCFPIWLGFKGGKGVATFLGLWLALDWRVGVACCLSWLVAAAIWRISSVGALAAAALSTTWVLVLTNGQSFILGIILTLLIYWRHSTNVARIKAGTEPKIGKS; via the coding sequence ATGCCCCCGATCGACAACTCGACTAGCGACTTGCTCCAGTGGGCGGTGGTTGGATATCTGATGGGCTCCGTTCCCTTCGGCCTGCTGCTTGCCAAGGTCATGGGGTTGGGAAATCTGCGCGAAATCGGATCCGGAAATATCGGCGCAACCAACGTCCTGCGCACCGGCAACAAAGCCGCCGCGGCGCTGACCTTGCTGTTCGACGCGGCCAAGGGCGCGGTGGCGGTTCTGATTGCCCGTGCTTATGCCGGAGAAGACGCCGCACAGATCGCAGCCCTTTTTGCCTTTCTGGGTCATTGCTTTCCCATCTGGCTGGGTTTCAAGGGCGGGAAAGGCGTGGCCACCTTTCTGGGCCTCTGGCTGGCGCTGGACTGGCGCGTCGGAGTTGCGTGCTGTCTCAGCTGGTTGGTGGCGGCGGCGATCTGGCGGATATCTTCGGTCGGCGCGCTGGCCGCGGCCGCGCTTTCAACGACCTGGGTGCTGGTTTTGACAAACGGACAATCCTTTATCCTGGGGATTATCCTGACCCTTCTGATCTATTGGCGTCACAGCACCAACGTCGCACGGATCAAGGCCGGGACTGAACCGAAAATCGGAAAGTCGTGA